From a single Eremothecium sinecaudum strain ATCC 58844 chromosome III, complete sequence genomic region:
- the LRP1 gene encoding Lrp1p (Syntenic homolog of Ashbya gossypii ADR297W; Syntenic homolog of Saccharomyces cerevisiae YHR081W (LRP1)) — MEDISKIKPYISYLNKQLEQLAIEIKKLTAQSLNEQLLSLKDEREKLALSNKYAYVLSSLLFVYMKVLNVKDMSPIMGELARVKSYMDRAKQLDKKEIEKQQKQKEQQASAKAIIQSSLNGADPQPAISKVHFQGRHTKFEDSGDKEEMAKKIMSRLKQAKSTKGKVSKKK, encoded by the coding sequence ATGGAGGATATCAGTAAGATCAAGCCATATATAAGCTACCTCAATAAGCAACTTGAGCAGTTAGCTATCGAAATCAAAAAATTGACTGCACAGTCGCTTAATGAACAGCTTCTCTCGCTGAAAGATGAGCGTGAAAAGCTAGCTCTGTCAAATAAATACGCTTATGTGCTAAGTTCTCTGTTATTTGTATACATGAAAGTCCTCAACGTTAAGGACATGTCACCTATTATGGGTGAACTTGCGAGGGTTAAGAGTTACATGGATAGGGCCAAACAGCTAGATAAGAAAGAAATCGAAAAGCAACAAAAGCAGAAAGAGCAACAAGCAAGTGCTAAGGCTATAATACAGAGCTCTCTAAATGGTGCTGATCCTCAGCCGGCGATCAGTAAGGTCCATTTCCAGGGTCGCCATACAAAGTTTGAAGATAGCGGAGACAAGGAAGAGATGGCCAAGAAGATCATGAGTAGATTAAAACAAGCAAAAAGCACTAAAGGAAAGGTCAGCAAGAAGAAGTAA